One Gammaproteobacteria bacterium genomic window, ATCAGGATGATAGTCAGTTCCATGTTTTAAGCTCTGTTGATGGATTTGTATTGAGTTGTTTCCATTTTCAGGCTCATCGCCCGGAAGACCGCAAGCACATTTGGCTTTATGATTTAGCCTTGATGTGGAATCAGATGTCTGATGTTGAAAAACAAACTTGTATCGAAAAAGCAAAAGCAACGTCTCAGTATAAAGTTGTCAGTTCTTGTTTACACTTGGTGAATCAAGTGTTTGGAAAACTTTACAACCTTGATGGTTTTATCGTTGAAAATAACTTTGAAGATACCGAATTGTATTTGGGTGAACGCAAAAGAAAAGCCACTGATATTAAAATCAGACTCAAAAACATTGACGGCTTTTCCAATAAAATCAAATATTTATCTGAATATATTTTCCAAAGCCGTGACTATGTAAAAAACCGCTATCAATTGAAAACAACAAACTGGATATGGTTATATTTTCCAAGAATGTGGGTTGAGGATTTTCTCAAATTATTCAAATAGTTTTTGCTAGTTGACAGATTTTTTCCAGCAAACGTTCCAGATGTTTTTCAGTTGTCAGTGGATTCATAATAGTCACTCTGAGATAGTGCGTATCATTCAAAACGGTTTGAACAATGTAAAATTCGTTATCTTCAAGCAATTGTTGGCGAATCTTTTTATTTAACTGATTAAGTTGGTCTTCCGTTAAATCCTCCTCAATATAACGAAAGCACACAATATTGGTTTGTGGTTCAAGTGCCAATTGAAAAGAATTGTGTTGTTTAACCATTTCCGAAAAGGTTTTACCCAACCCATAAAGATAGTCGATATTTTCTTCAAAAATTTTTATTCCGTAAGTTTTCCAAAGAATGTAGAACTTCAGACAAATCATAAATTTGGTGCATTCAAAAGTTCTCAGTCCACCGTTATACCATTGCTCTTCCAAAGCCTGATCTTCAAACAAATACTGAGCTTTTTGGGTGAATGTCCGGCTTCCGTGTCTCTTGTCTTTGAATAGAACGACCGTTGATAATGCCGGAGTCATCATCATTTTATGCGTATCAATAATAATTGAGTCTGCCAATTCCAAGCCTTTTAATAGGTTCTTGTGCTGATGTGAAAAGATAGCAGCTCCGCCATGAGCGCCATCAACATGTAACCAAACTCCGTTTTGTTGACAGAATTGTCCGATTTGTTCCAAATCATCATAAGAGCCGGTTGCTGTGGAGCAAGCACTTCCGACAATGGCAATTACTTTGAATCCCGAATCAATGGTTTCCGCATAGCAGCGTTTCATTTCCTCAATATCCATAGAAAATCCCGAATTAACCGGAACCAGAACAACTCCGTCATCTCCTAACCCCATAACTCGTGCGGCCCGATCGACTGAATAATGTGCTTGTGAGGAAACCAGAATAGCTAGTTTATCTTTGTTGCCGTTTTTCCAGATATCCTGACCTTTTAAAGACCGACGAGCCGCCAATAAACCTGTGAGATTAGCTAAAGTTCCACCGGATGTCATGACACCATTCGCATTAGAATCATATCCAACCTGATTGCAAAACAGTTCAATAATGCATTTTTCGATGGCAGTTGCAGCAGGTCCCATTTCATAAACAGCCATGCCATTATTGAGAACTCCCGAAACCAAATTCATCAATGCTGAAAGTGGTGCCGGCACGGAAACCTGATGCCCAATATATTTAGGATTGTGCAAATGAATCGAATGATTGATTAAATCCTCAATAAAATTTTCGACATTGCTAAATTCAAAACTCTGCCAAAAATTTAATTCCGAATTTGGATTTTTCCAATTGTTTGCTTTGACATCACCTTGCTGGTTTTGCAGGTATTCAGTCAATTGATCAAGTATTTGGTGCCCATTTTTTTGGAAATCTTCAAAATTATAGGCTTGTTTCAGCAAAGGTTATTCTTTCATTAGTTTGAACTACAACAGTTATCTTTCGGTGGTTTATTTGAAAACTTACTTATAAATGTTCTTAAACTAAATAGCAATAAAATTATTAGCGATATCAGCTGAATATACTCAGGGATATGACTATGCTCCGGTTGTAGATGTTGTTGAATATTGATGCTCCATTTTGTTACCAAATAATCAACCACCAGACCTGAAATCAATGCTGTGCTCATAATTCCACACAGATATAAAACCATTGTCCTTTTCCCCATTTGTTTATTAATAATACCTAATGTCGCCATATTGGTTGCCGGTCCTGCCAAAAGAAAAACAATGACAGCACCCGGCGAGATACCGGCAAGCAAAAATCCGGCTGCCAAAGGTGTTGAAGCCGTCGCACAGACATACATCGGAATCCCAACAACCAACATAATCAGCATTCCGCTCCAACCGCTTCCATACTCAATCAAAATGTCATTGGAAACAAAAGTTTGAATAATCGCTGCAAAGGCAATCCCTATCACTAACCAGCCGACAATATTGTCCAGTAGCTCGGTAAAAGCATATTTGATTCCGGCATAAATTTTTTCTATAAGTGACTCACTTTTTTCATCATGTTTTTCGGAAGAGCAACAGCTCGTTTTTTTAGTTTGAGTTTCACAACAAGAGGTCTTTGCTACTTCCACTTCAGGATCACAGCAAGAAGATTCTTTTTTACTAGAGCAACAATTTTCATCAGGTTTTACTTTGGGCAAGTCACTTTCATAATCAAAGAAATTAACCAATGTTCCGGTTGTAATTGCAGAAAATACAGCAATGATTGGTCGAACAATTGCCATAAATGGTCCCATCATCGCATAGGTGATAAAGACAGAATCCACACCGGTTTCAGGAGTTGAAACCAAAAACGAAGTTGTTGCCGATTTAGAAGCTCCGGCATCGCGTAATCCCATTGCTGCCGGAATCACGCCACAAGAACATAGCGGTAATGGAGCACCAAGAATGGCAGCTTTGATTACAGAACCAAAACCACCTTGACTCAGGTGTTTGTGTAAAAACTCTGTCGGAATTAGAGTTTTGAATAAACCACCAATAAATAGACCAATAACCAGCCAGAAAGATGCATCCAATGCAATGTAATAAAAATTCTCAAGTAAGTTAATCATCACTATTCTCCAACGCTGATAATATGGAACAATGCTCGGCAGACTCAAATCCGCCACAGCAAGTTTGATGGATTTTTGACAGAGCTGATTTTATCTTTTGTAATTCATCAATTTTTTGATTGATTTCATCCAGTTTCATTTGTGTGTACTCCTTGACTTCATGACATGTGTGTTCATCCTTGGTGACTTTAAGTTCCAGCAATTCCCTGATTTCTTTCAGGGTAAATCCCACCAACTTGGCCTTTTTAATAAACTGCAAAGTTGAAACTGTATCGTGTGAATAATCACGATAGCCATTGGGTAATCTTTTTGGTTTTGAAATCAGATTTTGTGATTCGTAATATCGCAACGTCTGAATATCAATTCCGGTTGTATTTGAAAGCTCGCCAATTTTCATAGTTCGGTTTTTTATATTGGATTGGTGTATTCTAAACCCTAAAGTATGCTATAGAGTCAAGGGTTTGGTTGGAATTCTGAAAAAATAATCGACTATGATTTTTTCTTCATAAAAGTTAAATCCTCCCAGGGAAAAGATAGGGGCAAAAAAGAATATCGTCATGCTGAGCGCCGTCGAAGCATCTCCTCAATTCACCGTGATATATTTTGAAACTAATAATGTCCCCTTTTGAAAGGGGATTGAGGGGTATGTTATTATCAAGTTATGTGTGGAGTAATTGAATATAACCAGAGTTTGTTTGACCATCAATATGATTTGGCTTAAACTAATTTGAACTAAATCAAAGCGGAGAAAATTTTGACAATCAGTATCAAATCGACTGGCCATCTATCAAAAGGCAGAACATGGACAAGACTTTTCATAGCTAATTCTGACCATGAAAAGGCTAGCGGGTTGGCTCCGCATTAGGTTAATCAAAAACATGATTAATTTAGTATAAAGGGAGTAATTCAATCAAGCAAACTGTTTCTGGATTATTAACAAGCACAAGTCGAACATAAGCTAAAGAAGATACAGAGAAGGTAAAAAAAGCATGTAAGTCTCATTCAGGGACGTACAGCGTTGGCTACTATCCAACAACTGAACTAAAAAAAGTTGCAGAGCCAGAACCAAAGAAAATTGTATCTTTAGATACACTAAGCGTAATGCATGGGGTAAATAGCAAAAATAAAGTGCTTATCAAGTAGACAAAGAGGAAGATAAATGGGAATTTGGGGCAACTTATTTAAATCTAATGTAGAGATTATTCGAGAAAAAAAGAAGATAGTCGAATCTTCAAAAGATGACATGATTATTAAAAACCTGATGGGGCTAACTGAAAAGCAAAACGAAATCCCATTACTTAAAGCAAGAAACAAACTTACTCTAACCTTATCTATATTTGAAAGAAAACGTGATGAACTCAATTCGACATGGGATGCAGCATACGAAAACTTCTCATGGTGGAACAAGCTAAAATATGACGAAAAATTAGACCTTAGTGATCTTGATAGGCAAATATACGAACTCAAAGTGGCGATAGACAAGTTTGACTCAAAATACCAAGAAGGGCTCACGAAATTAGATCATTACTTTGAAAATTTAGAAAAACTAATGTGCAAAGAATGGAGTCAGTTATACAGCTTTTAAGTGCTATAGATAAATCATTAATCAAAGAAGTCAATAATGACTCTTTAAAAGCCGCATGGCTTGCCGCACTTTCGGTTCCGGTATCAAACATTTGATCTTGTAGCCGCGAATCAGGTCTATGACTCTCTTAGAGCTGTAAACAGCAATTTCGAAGGAATGTCGAACTCAGAAATTTGGTGGGAAACACTGTGGATGTCACCTGAAAGCCATGCTGGTTTAGTTAGTTTAACTAAAGGCGCTTATTTCGAGCAGTTAGTTGCTTCTGATACAGGTGGTCAGCTGCATGAACACTTTAATAATCCTGATACTGATATAGTATTGGGTGGTGTTGAGTTTCAACTAAAAGCTACCGAAAGTGTTACCTATATCAATTCTGTGGATGAAGAAATCCCGATAAATATCCACCTCAGAGGTTGCAAGACAAACAAATGCAATTGACAGTGGCTTTTCCAATGATGAGCTAACAACAACTGTCGATACGGCACTGGGTGGAAGTGTCATAGATGCGAAAGAGACAGCCGTAGATGCTTTATTAACAGGGGTTGGTTCTTTAGAGTATTTGCGACGATTCGAGGGAATTAATCATGCATTTAAAGGATATGAAGAAGGTGTTGACGGCGAGTTAGCGTTTTTGAAGGAGCTGGTGTTGCAATAGAAGGCACTGCAAAGGGGCTAGTGGATGCAAGTGAAATGATTTACAAGGTATTTATGTCTCGACCTAGTCGTTTCATAGGTCGAGCATTGTTAAAAGGATTGATAAAGTTAGATGAAAAGTTGATGGAAGGGCCAACTAAAGAAAGAAAAAGATGAAGCATATTGCATTAGCATATTTAGGAAAATGACAGGAAGGCCATTAGCTGAGTTCCATGAAGACCAGTGGGAGTCAATTGATGAACTGATAAATAAACAAAACCAATTATTATGATTGTTCAACGCACAGGTTGGGGTAAGAGTGCCGTCTATTTTATTGCGACAAAAAATAAGACGTACCCAAGGATTTGGGAACGTTGATAATATCACTTTTTTATCCTTGATCCGAAACCAGATAGATTCCCGCCGCTAAACTCGGTTTAAAAGTCGTCTCATATAACTCCTCTATGGATCAAAACGAAAGGCAAGTGGCGGAAAATAAAATTCTTGCTAGCCAAGTTGATGCTGTGATTATTGCTCCTGAACAACTTGGACCGGAGTTATTTTCGAAAATATTCTAAGTAAAATAAGCAGCAACATCGGTTTGTTGTAGATGAAGCCTGACTGGGGACTGATGGTCATCTTGAAAAATATGCCCCCCACTGTATAATCCGTGTGTTAAACCCGGTGACCGTTTAACCATTATTTGGTCTGAAACATGTTTATGACAGAAGAAAGTTTTCAAGAATTTTAAATTATCCTATCAAAGTGTTTCCCTGAGTGAACTTGAACTCGCTGAATGTGATTGTCGTTCGAAAATGGCCGAATCAGTGATTTTTTAAAGCAGTGTTTAAGAGGTAAATCTTGCGATATATCCAATGATTAAAAATATGCCTGCAAACAAGCGGACAATACCATTTGCTGGGAAAAAAATCATTATCGTTCGCCAAGGATGACAGAAAAATTTGGTTATTCTTGTAGTCCCAATCGGCAGGCTTTGAAGTCAAATCAAATATCCCGCAAAAAATGGCTATCCAAAAAACAACCTCGTCAACAAAATCTTTGCAAATTAATACATCACACGGGCTGTTATCTTTGTGTAGTGGGTTGGTCAATGAGTCAAAAATTGTTGATGTTTGGCAAAGGGAAATCAAAGATTTTACTCTGACAGCCATGACTATAAATTTTTATTTGATAACAATGTTATTTGCTCAATGAGTGCTGTTGGTAGTTTATGGTGTTATGAAGTAAATCTAAAACTACAAACCAGATCAAGCTGATATTTTTGATTATTGAACTTCCATAATCCGGTAAAAACGTAAACTAGAGAAAATAAAATATGAAAAATTTTTAAAAGTAAAATCAGGGGAACGCATAATAACCCGAAAGAGTTTAGAACTTCATAATATTAGGATTAGCAATAAATCTGAACGCTTAGCATGGTTAGCTGACAACACCTACCTCGTATTGAAGGTACAGGAATTGTCTATGCGAAAACCACTAAAGATTGTGAAATAGTCGCAGGTTTTTTTCAAAAGCAAGGAATAAATGCCCATGCGTATCATAGCCAAATAGATTCAGATAAAGCTAAGGCTGATTTAGAAATAGCATTGATCAATAACAAAATAAAGCGCTAGTCGCAACCTCTGCATTGGGTATGGGATTCGATAAACCAGATCTAAGTTTTGTAATACATTATCAATCGCCTGGAAACGTTGTTGAGTATTATCAACAAGTTGGCCGTGCAGGACGTGGTATAGACAAGGCCATAGGCGTTATGATGCTGGGGCAAGAAGATGCCCGTATTCACAATATTTTATTGAAAGTGCTTTTCCAAAAGAACACCAAATTAACCAGCTAGAAGTAATCGAACAAAAGATGGATGTCGGTTGACCGATTTAGAACCAGAAGTGAACTTTTCGCTAGGTACAATTAAAGAAATAATTAAATTCTTAATGATCGAATATCCTTCACCAAT contains:
- a CDS encoding aminotransferase class I/II-fold pyridoxal phosphate-dependent enzyme yields the protein MLKQAYNFEDFQKNGHQILDQLTEYLQNQQGDVKANNWKNPNSELNFWQSFEFSNVENFIEDLINHSIHLHNPKYIGHQVSVPAPLSALMNLVSGVLNNGMAVYEMGPAATAIEKCIIELFCNQVGYDSNANGVMTSGGTLANLTGLLAARRSLKGQDIWKNGNKDKLAILVSSQAHYSVDRAARVMGLGDDGVVLVPVNSGFSMDIEEMKRCYAETIDSGFKVIAIVGSACSTATGSYDDLEQIGQFCQQNGVWLHVDGAHGGAAIFSHQHKNLLKGLELADSIIIDTHKMMMTPALSTVVLFKDKRHGSRTFTQKAQYLFEDQALEEQWYNGGLRTFECTKFMICLKFYILWKTYGIKIFEENIDYLYGLGKTFSEMVKQHNSFQLALEPQTNIVCFRYIEEDLTEDQLNQLNKKIRQQLLEDNEFYIVQTVLNDTHYLRVTIMNPLTTEKHLERLLEKICQLAKTI
- a CDS encoding SO_0444 family Cu/Zn efflux transporter, producing the protein MINLLENFYYIALDASFWLVIGLFIGGLFKTLIPTEFLHKHLSQGGFGSVIKAAILGAPLPLCSCGVIPAAMGLRDAGASKSATTSFLVSTPETGVDSVFITYAMMGPFMAIVRPIIAVFSAITTGTLVNFFDYESDLPKVKPDENCCSSKKESSCCDPEVEVAKTSCCETQTKKTSCCSSEKHDEKSESLIEKIYAGIKYAFTELLDNIVGWLVIGIAFAAIIQTFVSNDILIEYGSGWSGMLIMLVVGIPMYVCATASTPLAAGFLLAGISPGAVIVFLLAGPATNMATLGIINKQMGKRTMVLYLCGIMSTALISGLVVDYLVTKWSINIQQHLQPEHSHIPEYIQLISLIILLLFSLRTFISKFSNKPPKDNCCSSN
- the zntR gene encoding Zn(2+)-responsive transcriptional regulator — protein: MKIGELSNTTGIDIQTLRYYESQNLISKPKRLPNGYRDYSHDTVSTLQFIKKAKLVGFTLKEIRELLELKVTKDEHTCHEVKEYTQMKLDEINQKIDELQKIKSALSKIHQTCCGGFESAEHCSILSALENSDD
- a CDS encoding helicase-related protein, whose amino-acid sequence is MGFDKPDLSFVIHYQSPGNVVEYYQQVGRAGRGIDKAIGVMMLGQEDARIHNILLKVLFQKNTKLTS